GCGGAGCGCTCGTGGGTCACGTCGTGGATGTTCGCCCCGCAGTCGGCGATGAGGGCGGAGACGCGGCTCATCTCCCCGGGGCGGTCGACGATGTGTACCTGGAGGTGGACGAGCTGGTTGCGATGGGTGAGCCCGTGGGTCAGCACGGTCTGGAGGTCGGTCATGCTGAGGTTCCCGCCACAGAGCAGGGGGACGACCACCTCGTCGCTCACGTCGAGCGCGTCGCTCCGGACGGCCGCGACCGACGTCGCCCCGGCCCCCTCGACCATCTGCTTCGTCCGTTCGAGCATGAACAGCACGCTCTCCGCGATCTGGGTATCGGTGACGGTGACGACCTCGTCGACGTGCGCCGAGATGAGCTCGTAGGTCAGCTGGGAGATACCGCCGGTCGCGATGCCGTCGGCGATGGTCTGCATGGAGTCGATGGTCACCGGGAAGCCCTTATCGAGGCTCTCGGGGACGGTCGCAGCGGACTCGGCCTGTACGCCGACGACGCGAGTCTCGGGCGACCGTGCCTTGACGGCGGTCGCGATACCGCCGATGAGCCCGCCGCCGCCGATGGGAACGACGACGGTGTCCACGTCGGGCACCTGTTCGACGATCTCCAGCCCGAGGGTCCCCTGTCCGGCGACGATG
The nucleotide sequence above comes from Haloarchaeobius salinus. Encoded proteins:
- the ilvA gene encoding threonine ammonia-lyase, with product MQVTVTDIEAARERLDDDSVVRETPIETNRSLAAEADAAVRLKMEHLQRTGSFKTRGAYNKLTQVVASGSDATRALAASAGNHAQGVALAATKVGLDATIVMPKGAPQAKIDATESYGAEVVLHGEDFQAAMRHAKTLNDDDSVFVHAYDDPDIVAGQGTLGLEIVEQVPDVDTVVVPIGGGGLIGGIATAVKARSPETRVVGVQAESAATVPESLDKGFPVTIDSMQTIADGIATGGISQLTYELISAHVDEVVTVTDTQIAESVLFMLERTKQMVEGAGATSVAAVRSDALDVSDEVVVPLLCGGNLSMTDLQTVLTHGLTHRNQLVHLQVHIVDRPGEMSRVSALIADCGANIHDVTHERSAKELDVGDAYLQFHVQTSGTGQTERILASLRDAGYEVDLLN